From the Dioscorea cayenensis subsp. rotundata cultivar TDr96_F1 unplaced genomic scaffold, TDr96_F1_v2_PseudoChromosome.rev07_lg8_w22 25.fasta BLBR01001495.1, whole genome shotgun sequence genome, the window TTTTGCCAATTACCATAAAAATAAGcttaaaaaacttaattaagaGATAATCACAATCTAAACACTCCCCAAACCCCATAATCACAACCACTAAAAACACCAATTTTTGGCACAATGATCATACAAAAATGAACTAATAATGAGATAATCACCATCTCAAAACACTCCCCCAAACCGAAAGAATCACAAAAGCTAAAAAAACACCAGCTTTTTGtacaattatcattaaaaaaatgaactaaAAATTAGTTAAGATAATCACAATATAAACATCCTCCAAAACCCCATAATCACAATAACTAAAAAAACACCAACTTTTGGTACATTCATCAtaacaactaaactaaaaatttgGTCATGAGATAATCACAATCCAAATGTTACCCAAACACCATAACTATAGGCactaaaaacaccaaattttgGTACAATTATCATACaaaatgaactaaaaaaaaaatagttataagTTAATCACAATCTAAACACTCCCCAAACCCCATAACCATATccattaaaacattaattttggCACAATTATCATAACAAATGAACTGCAAAATTGATCATGACTCATGACCTAATCACAATTTAAACACACCACTAAAAACGCCAATTTTGCCACAATTACCATAAAAATAAGCTTAAAAAAGCTTAATTAAGAGATAATCACAATCTAAACACTCACCCAAACCCCATAATCACCATCACAAAACACCAATTTTTTCATAATCATCAtaaattaactcaaaattcaCAACCAAACCatcacaaacaaattaaactcgcaacaatcaaatcacaaacagacaaaacaaaaaaaaaatcatacctttCAATCTTTCAATCTAGATCTGGACCAACAGATCAAGCGCAAGCACAAGCGTTCTCAATCGTGACAAGATCCTCTTCGCCAGCGCTCCGGAAAAGGAAATACCCAAAGGCGAGCCCGAAGATCACCGCGACGAACACTCCCCCGTTGAAAGACATCACGGCGAGCATGAGAAGGTACCCAATGGCGGAGTTGACGCCAAAGATCACCGACGCGGCGAGCCGggcggcggcggcggaggaCGAGGAGGAAAGGAGGAGAGGGGTTTGAACGGACGGTGGAGATGGAGGGGATTTAGATCTGGCGAGAATCTTAAAGCGGATCCGACGGTCCTCCATGTATTGATAGAAAGAGGAAGCGATGAAGAGGGCGAGAAGAGAGAGAAGGTAACTGAACCAAGAGTCGGTGCGCCATGAATCGAAGAGTATAGTTACGGTTTTGCCCCAATAGAAGGTCATGTGCATCATCTTTGAATACGAAGGATGGAGAAGGGTAAAAAGGGAAAATCAAGTTGAACAGAGAGGGAGTTCAGAGAGGTTGggttgatgaagatgatgaagagcttttattgaagaaaaatggaATATAAGATAGTTTGGGTTTTGTCTTtgccattgatttttattttaattacaattttacctactttttttttaaaaaaaaatgctattgttttaaaaatttatattaatatgaatagtgaaaaaaaggagaaaaataaattatataattgtatTATAAAAGCTAAAATGATTTGGGTGAGTTTGAAAAGACATATATTTGTCTTTATAAGCTTTTTgatatccaatgtttttttgttttttttttttcaaataaaattattcactCATTCATAGATTTTACATTAGTATTTTACCTCTAttgcatataaaataattttttttaattaaataaggtACTTAATTATAGAGTATGTTTGATACACAATATTTCAAGGGGCAAAAcaatttaatgataaaattatttttatttaaaattaaaaattacattgctcattacaaaaatgataacataacatgatttatttatttatttatttatctattcataaatttatttatctatctatctatttatttatttggttttttagaattaaaatagtaataaaaatttgtttgttttggattaagtatttttaaaaattatgttgattttttaacTTGTTACTATGTTGTTGAGCGTTGTAGagtttgataatatttttttattataaaacaaatgtaTAATAGTGAAAAAGTATTATTGTAATATACTATTTTGTGTTTCGTATTTATacaaatcaaacattaaataacaaaaaaaaatgtattgtcCGATGGAAATCAAACATAGCACAACACAAACACTTGTGTTGACTTTTAACTGTTTATACCAAGGTTGTCGGGATCCCGGATCGCCCGTACGGTTCAACTCGGGAAAACCGGAACCGGTCATGTGGCTACGCAGATATctcattgacccgggtattaaaaacccGTAGTTAACCCGATGACCCGTACGGGTCAATCgagtcacaatgtttaatttttttacattatttaataatttattattattttctcattaaaaaaatcacaaaaatcgtgtatatttattaatattaatttataatttataatcaataaatagaattacaatatatattacaaaaattaacatttaaaaaaataaaaatatattaatgtgttatgtaaatacttttctaaaaaaatttaatttattaagaaaataaaataataaatgagtgtaattttattataaaaaaaattaaagtattctaattaaataaaaaatataagaaaatctaaaaacaaaaataaaaactcaattgagatataagaattagtgaattaaatttcttatttatttttaacaaaaatcaactaataaacaaatatataaataaataacatcgagagaagttcgataattatatattaatatattaaatttgtaaatatttaaaaaaatgtaaaaaaataaatgatataattagaaaactctcatcgtatataaggtcatttatcaatttaaatatcaaatttgagtagggtttttataatataattatgtgtttaatattatatttgcttattattaattattataatatttttttatatttaattattgattcgGTTCAACCCTCGGTTCGACCCTGGTCGAACCCATCGACTCCCGACCCGCAGGGCTTAGCCGGCCATCGTTCTACGGCCCACGACAACCCCTGGTTTATACTGTACTATACTGTTTGTGTTGTTCTCGTTAATTTATCAAACGGACCCATAATCtaacaattaaacaaaacaaaaccaaagccTAGCGAGCTCGCTAATCTTTATTAACCATTTTGAAAGATCCAAACTTTTGTAAAATAACGACTGGTGACTTTCTTCCGTGAACTACCAAATAATTGGTAAAATGATTACAATCCCTTTGGATCATCTCCACACTCTAGAaactatttttcattaatagtCTTATGGAGTGATGAGCAAGCACGAATTGAGCCTCAGAAATCAAGGGATTTGGTGATAATTTTGCTACTTTGAGAATAACTTCTTACTTATgggtcctttttatttttactttaaaataatatgaaaatttaagtAAAAGACATAAATGGCATTTGAGAAGTTTCTTCAAATAATAAAGGCTTAAATGGAAGAGAAAGAGGTAGGACGTCTAGTACAAGAGATGTGGCAGTACTTGTACCGCAACAAAACGCTATATAAAAGGAATAATTCGGTTTTGTCCTATTGATCTACGTTTCTAATGACCTCAATATTCGAATATTTTaatctaaataaataacatttaaattatCCTTCTCAATAAATAAAGTGCaaacttataattatataatttttatttgaaatatatttggTAACACTGCTAATTACCCCGTGCTCTTGTGATTGAGAAGTCTCGAGTGAGTTCTGTCATACTCGTTCTCCTCTCTACGATTGCatggttgattttgttgttggttgattatatatatataaaataaataaataataaaattaaataacctatagttttattaaaaaaataaaaaaatatattataaataaacatatgaaaGAATAACAAGCGAACTCAACTGAATATGATTTAAAACTTGAAATTCTACAAGTGGTGAAGATAGAGCCCAACAATCTTGATTAAAAGGGACATTTAATAAGTAGAagataaaattaattagttgaGCTCTTAAATAACATTTAATATAGAAATTAATGCtcatttaccaaaaataaaaataaaaataaaaatagcatagATTtccattttctaaaaatatttaattatttatataaaaaaataatttaaaaaattaatattagtaaatttcaaaatatttatttttgattaatattaatcaagtaaaaattgagtgattataaataaaaattttccatttatttttgtttcacaaaactcacttatttaaataaatatatttaataaatatttttttaaactattaatattagtaaatatCATTAATCAAATTTAACTctgattattaaaaataaatttaaattaaaaaaacctttttttataaCATAGTTTTCTTATCGGATCCAAACCTCGGTTTGTAAGATCCGACCCGTTACCAGTCCAGAACACCACCTCCAGCCCTCGAGCATCATCTGGCGATCTCTTCAGCTCTTCTCCTTCGATCTCCTGCGGATCAAAGCTAGGGTTTTCGGAATTTGAGGGTAAAAATCTCTTCCGATCCATTCACTGATCCATTGATCTCTActatttctctgtttttttcaTCGCAATCTCATCTTTTATGTCttgtttttgagaaatttttatgGTGATCATTTggaattttctttttccctgTAATTCATGCTTGATCTTGTAGAGATCTTGGAATCAAATCGTGAATCCAATTTTATTGCTTGCTGGATATCGTATTTCTTGTGTTCTATTGATGATATCTGTCAGGCTGGGTgggtgaatctagggtttctggaAAACCTCCGAGTAATTTGTTGATCCTTTCTGTATGTTAGAGTTTTCCATTGTTCAGTCATTaatgatattcatgttttttttttctttttatgccaGAACAATCGCCATGATTTATAATCTTATCCTTGCTTAAGATTGCcttgataaaaatttaaacttttatttgtgcttgtgaaTGTGTTTATAATTTTGGtcattttgttgtaatttttttctcctGATTTAGATGGTTATGTACTCTTCAGGTTTTTTCGATTAACAACCTAAGAATGTTAAGTTTTTTTGTGGTAGGTTTGAGATATTCGGATTACTCTTAGTAAAATTTGACGGTTTGAACCTTAAGTCTTGAGGATGTCGGGGCAAGGGCAGCGCTTGACCGTGGTGCCAACTGTGACTATGCTTGGTGTCATGAAGGCACGGCTTATTGGTGCTACGAGAGGCCATGCCTTACTCAAGAAGAAAAGCGATGCCCTCACAGTCCAATTCCGGCAGATACTCAAGAACATTGTAACTGCTAAGGAGCAAATGGGAGACATCATGCGGGCCTCTTCATTTGCTCTAACTGAGGCAAAGTATGCTGCTGGAGAGAACATCAAGCATGTTGTGCTTGAGTCAGTCAAGTCGGCCTCAGTCCGTGTTCGGGCCCGGCAGGAAAATGTTGCTGGGGTGAAGCTCCCAAAGTTTGAACATTTCACTGATTCTGCTTCAGACACCAAGAATGACCTTACTGGCCTTGCCCGTGGTGGCCAGCAGATCCAAGTATGACATCTGAATATGCTATgcattaactttttattttgtagtgTTCATTTTCAAACTAATGGAGCAATGTTATCTTTCTTTAAGTATTATTACTTGAATTGcagagtttttattttagtattattttgtattaGCTGCTGATTTTCCATGAATAGGCGTAGTATGCTATATATTTCTTATGCTTTATATTCTGCCAGATAGCGTTCTGTTTCCaagtatttttcattttagaacATTTTTACCGACTTGAATTTAGTCAAATTTAGATCGGTGAATATTTGCATCAGACAACATAGGCTTATTTAATCTACCATGGGAACTGGTTTGGTATTGGGTAACTCGTTAGCTTGTCTATGATGCATGTGGGATAAAGATCAAGCGCTTTCTTggtcttttctttctttttgtcttttggTTTGGAAAAGTAGTAAGATTTGGATATGTGGCTTTGATCAGTGTTAGTTTTACTCTAGTAGCACATCGGTTGCAAGCCTGCAAGCTAGTACCTTCAACTGGTTTAATACATTATATTCTATCAGTTAGTATCCTACATAATCTGATGGATGGTTGTTGCTTTATGTTTTTGGATTCAAATTAACTTGGTGTTTTGCCATATTTAACC encodes:
- the LOC120256545 gene encoding LOW QUALITY PROTEIN: V-type proton ATPase subunit D-like (The sequence of the model RefSeq protein was modified relative to this genomic sequence to represent the inferred CDS: deleted 2 bases in 2 codons), whose product is MSGQGQRLTVVPTVTMLGVMKARLIGATRGHALLKKKSDALTVQFRQILKNIVTAKEQMGDIMRASSFALTEAKYAAGENIKHVVLESVKSASVRVRARQENVAGVKLPKFEHFTDSASDTKNDLTGLARGGQQIQSCRASDIKAIEVLVELASLQTSFLTLDEAIKATNRRVNALENVVKPRLENTISYIKGELDELEREDFFRLKKIQGYKKREIERQLKQQKQFAEEQFAEKISLQKGISLNAAHNLLGAEKDDDIIF
- the LOC120256546 gene encoding copper transporter 5.1-like, which codes for MMHMTFYWGKTVTILFDSWRTDSWFSYLLSLLALFIASSFYQYMEDRRIRFKILARSKSPPSPPSVQTPLLLSSSSSAAAARLAASVIFGVNSAIGYLLMLAVMSFNGGVFVAVIFGLAFGYFLFRSAGEEDLVTIENACACA